In Choloepus didactylus isolate mChoDid1 chromosome X, mChoDid1.pri, whole genome shotgun sequence, a genomic segment contains:
- the LOC119522395 gene encoding 52 kDa repressor of the inhibitor of the protein kinase-like, whose product MTPNFCAAPNCTRKSTQSDLAFFRFPRDPARCQKWVENCRRADLEDKTPDQLNKHYRLCAKHFETSMICRTSPYRTVLRDNAIPTIFDLTSHLNNPHSRHRKRIKELSEDEIRTLKQKKIDETSEQEQKHKETNNSSAQNPNIEEGGEEQDEDILPLTLEEKENKEYLKSLFEILILMGKQNIPLDGHEADELPEGLFTPDNFQALLECRINSGEEVLRKRFETTAVNTLFCSKTQQKQMLEICESCIREETLREVRDSHFFSIITDDVVDIAGEEHLPVLVRFVDESHNLREEFVGFLPYEADAEILAVKFHTTITEKWGLNMEYCRGQAYIVSSGFSSKMKVVASRLLEKYPQAIYTLCSSCALNMWLAKSVPVTGVSVALGTIEEVSSFFHRSPQLLLELDRVISVLFQSNEERGNELKEICHSQWTGRHDAFEILVELLQALVLCLDGINSDTNIRWNNCIAGRAFVLCSAVTDFDFIVTIVVLKNVLSFTRAFGKNLQGQTSDVFFAASSLTAVLHSLNEVMENIEVYHEFWFEEATNLATKLDIHMKLPGKFRRAQQGNLESQLTSESYYKETLSVPTVEHIIQELKDIFSEQHLKALKCLSLVPSVMGQLKFNTSEEHHADMYRSDLPNPDTLSAELHCWRIKWKHRGKDIELPSTIYEALHLPDIKFFPNVYALLKVLCILPVMKVENERYENGRKRLKAYLRNTLTDQRSSNLALLNINFDIKHDLDLMVDTYIKLYTTKSELPTGNSETIENT is encoded by the coding sequence ATGACGCCGAACTTCTGCGCTGCCCCCAACTGCACGCGGAAGAGCACGCAGTCCGACCTGGCCTTCTTCAGGTTTCCGCGGGACCCGGCCAGATGCCAGAAGTGGGTGGAGAATTGTAGGAGAGCAGACTTAGAAGATAAAACACCTGATCAGCTAAATAAACATTATCGgttatgtgccaaacactttgaGACCTCTATGATCTGTAGAACTAGTCCTTATAGGACAGTTCTTCGAGATAATGCTATACCAACAATATTTGATCTTACCAGTCATTTGAACAATCCACATAGTAGACACAGAAAACGAATAAAAGAATTGAGTGAAGATGAAATCAGGacattgaaacagaaaaaaattgatgaaacttctgaacaggaacaaaaacataaagaaacaaacaacagcagtgCTCAGAACCCAAATATAGAAGAAGGGGGTGAAGAACAGGATGAAGATATTTTACCTTTAAcccttgaagaaaaggaaaacaaagaatacctaaaatctttatttgaaattttgattcttatgggaaaacaaaacatacctttGGATGGGCATGAGGCTGATGAACTCCCAGAAGGTCTCTTTACGCCTGATAACTTTCAAGCATTGCTGGAGTGCCGAATAAATTCTGGTGAAGAGGTTCTGAGAAAGCGCTTTGAGACAACAGCAGTTAACACGTTGTTCTGTTCGAAAACACAGCAGAAACAGATGCTAGAGATATGTGAGAGCTGCATTCGGGAGGAAACTCTCAGGGAAGTGAGAGACTCACACTTCTTTTCCATTATCACTGATGATGTGGTGGACATAGCAGGGGAAGAGCACCTGCCAGTGTTGGTGAGGTTTGTGGATGAATCACATAACCTGAGAGAGGAATTTGTGGGCTTCCTGCCTTATGAAGCTGATGCAGAAATTTTGGCTGTGAAATTTCACACTACAATAACTGAGAAGTGGGGGCTGAACATGGAGTACTGTCGTGGACAGGCTTACATTGTGTCCAGTGGATTTTCTTCCAAGATGAAAGTTGTTGCTTCGAGACTTCTAGAGAAATATCCCCAAGCTATCTATACACTCTGCTCTTCCTGTGCCTTAAATATGTGGTTAGCAAAATCGGTGCCTGTTACGGGAGTATCTGTTGCATTGGGAacgattgaggaagtttcttcttttttccatcgATCACCACAACTACTTTTAGAACTTGACCGTGTAATTTCAGTcctttttcagagtaatgaagaAAGGggtaatgaactgaaggaaatttgCCATTCTCAATGGACAGGAAGGCatgatgcttttgaaattttagtgGAACTCCTGCAAGCACTTGTTTTATGTTTAGATGGTATAAATAGTGACACAAATATTAGATGGAATAACTGCATAGCTGGCCGAGCATTTGTACTCTGTAGTGCAGTAACagattttgatttcattgttaCCATTGTTGTTCTTAAGAATGTCCTATCTTTTACAAGAGCCTTTGGGAAAAATCTCCAGGGGCAAACCTCTGATGTCTTCTTTGCAGCCAGCAGCTTGACTGCAGTGCTACATTCACTAAATGAAGTGATGGAAAACATTGAAGTTTATCATGAATTTTGGTTTGAGGAAGCCACAAATTTGGCAACCAAACTTGATATTCACATGAAACTCCCTGGCAAATTCCGCAGAGCTCAGCAAGGTAACCTGGAGTCTCAGTTAACCTCTGAGAGTTACTATAAAGAAACCCTAAGTGTTCCAACAGTGGAGCACATTATTCAGGAACTTAAAGATATATTCTCAGAACAGCACCTCAAAGCTCTTAAATGCTTATCTCTGgtaccctctgtcatgggacagcTCAAATTCAATACGTCGGAGGAACACCATGCTGACATGTACAGAAGTGACTTACCCAATCCTGACACACTCTCAGCCGAGCTTCATTGTTGGAGAATCAAGTGGAAACACAGAGGGAAAGATATAGAGCTTCCATCCACCATTTATGAAGCCCTCCATCTGCCTGACATCaagttttttcctaatgtttatgCTTTGTTGAAGGTCTTATGCATTCTTCCTGTGATGAAGGTTGAGAATGAACGCTATGAAAATGGACGAAAGCGTCTCAAAGCATACCTGAGGAACACTTTGACAGACCAAAGGTCAAGTAACTTGGCTTTGCttaacataaattttgatataaaacatGATCTGGATTTGATGGTGGACACATATATCAAACTCTATACAACTAAGTCAGAGCTTCCCACAGGTAATTCAGAAACCATTGAAAATACTTGA